One Alosa alosa isolate M-15738 ecotype Scorff River chromosome 22, AALO_Geno_1.1, whole genome shotgun sequence DNA segment encodes these proteins:
- the vdac2 gene encoding voltage-dependent anion-selective channel protein 2, with product MAVPPGYGDLGKSAKDIFNKGYGFGIVKLDVKTKSANGVEFKTSGSSNTDTSKVNGNLETKYKWSEYGLTFTEKWNTDNTLGTEITVEDQITKGLKLTFDTTFSPNTGKKSGKVKTAYKREYVNLGCDVDFDFAGPTIHGAAVVGYEGWLAGYQMSFDTAKSKMTQNNFAVGYKTGDFQLHTNVNDGSEFGGSIYQKVSDKLETSVNLAWTAGNNSTRFGIAAKYQLDSSASLSAKVNNASLVGVGYTQTLRPGVKLTMSALMDGKNINAGGHKLGLGLELEA from the exons atggctgttCCTCCCGGATATGGTGATCTTGGCAAATCTGCCAAGGACATCTTCAACAAAGGATATG GGTTTGGCATAGTCAAGCTTGATGTGAAGACCAAGTCTGCAAACGGAGTG GAATTCAAAACTTCAGGCTCATCGAACACCGACACCAGCAAAGTCAATGGTAACCTGGAGACCAAGTACAAGTGGTCAGAATATGGCCTGACCTTTACGGAGAAGTGGAACACAGACAACACTCTGGGAACAGAGATCACTGTTGAAGACCAG ATTACCAAAGGACTTAAGCTTACTTTCGACACAACTTTCTCACCAAATACTGG AAAGAAGAGCGGAAAGGTGAAGACGGCCTACAAACGTGAGTACGTCAACCTCGGCTGCGATGTTGACTTCGACTTTGCTGGACCTACAATCCACGGAGCCGCAGTTGTGGGCTACGAGGGCTGGCTCGCTGGCTACCAGATGAGCTTCGACACGGCCAAGTCCAAGATGACCCAGAACAACTTTGCGGTTGGCTACAAGACTGGTGACTTCCAGCTGCACACCAACGT GAATGACGGATCCGAGTTTGGTGGCTCCATCTACCAGAAGGTCAGTGACAAGCTGGAGACATCCGTCAATCTGGCCTGGACTGCAGGAAACAACAGCACTCGCTTTGGTATAGCTGCCAAGTACCAGCTGGATTCCAGTGCCTCTCTAAGT GCTAAGGTGAATAACGCAAGCCTGGTTGGCGTTGGCTATACCCAGACACTTAGGCCAG GTGTGAAGCTCACCATGTCCGCCCTGATGGACGGGAAAAACATCAATGCAGGTGGTCACAAGCTGGGCCTGGGGCTGGAGCTGGAGGCATAA